A window from Kovacikia minuta CCNUW1 encodes these proteins:
- a CDS encoding ASCH domain-containing protein — protein sequence MAEDSVRGIVLMSIHPQFSQLILEGHKKVEFRKTRFNTEVSHVVIYATSPVKKIVGYFEIQSINVASPKELWRSYEKVSGVRQKFFNDYYGDASQGVAIEVGKVYPLKNLLSLSSISSSLVPPQSYLYITKETFKQISENVRDTQFSPSRPLSFWNPNNSVYIVSWEYWVHGANNFWFARRLN from the coding sequence ATGGCTGAAGACTCGGTTCGAGGCATCGTTTTAATGTCGATCCATCCACAGTTTTCTCAATTAATACTTGAGGGTCATAAGAAAGTGGAATTTCGGAAAACGCGTTTTAATACCGAAGTTTCACATGTCGTTATTTATGCCACCTCTCCAGTTAAGAAAATAGTTGGCTATTTTGAAATCCAATCAATTAATGTGGCTAGTCCAAAAGAGTTATGGCGAAGTTATGAGAAAGTTTCAGGCGTGCGGCAAAAGTTTTTTAATGATTATTATGGAGATGCCAGTCAGGGAGTTGCTATAGAAGTAGGAAAAGTTTACCCACTTAAGAATTTACTTTCACTCAGTTCCATTTCGTCATCATTGGTACCTCCACAAAGCTATTTATACATCACTAAAGAAACATTTAAACAGATTTCGGAAAATGTACGAGATACACAATTCTCTCCTTCGCGCCCATTATCTTTTTGGAATCCTAATAATTCAGTCTATATTGTCAGTTGGGAATACTGGGTTCATGGGGCAAATAATTTCTGGTTTGCTCGTAGACTTAATTAA
- a CDS encoding GNAT family N-acetyltransferase, with product MKFLLDTNIIIPAEPTSPNNIESSTASVTELLRVLAEGNHQFYIHDESIKEICGDRDKLRREMRQILLRKYLTLPNAPKTTKKIDSTLRNEALNRHDQVDLMLLAAVDADAVDYLVTDDRGLHKKASRLGLETRVATPIEAISIVRALFPVVPIPPPAVKSIYAHELNQEDPIFDSLREDYPKFDTWLTKCKREHRQAWIIDSLAEEINGLCIVKPEDYPEYDVPTPTLKICTLKVSEKSRGYRYGELLLKTVFDYTSKNDYSSIYITTFPKQVELINLLENFGFQPLSLLSNVDEFVFSKALKFSPSDYELCSPLEFNIRFGPHQAKFDGVQAFMVPIVPKYHKILFPESETQLELLSGRHPSGNGISKAYLCHANIRRINSGDLLFFYRSRKTGGITAYGVVESIAISNDPSRIAHFVGKRTVYTFPEIEGMCFKEVLAISFRLACSLTQPIPIQDLIHKGWLRASPQSIVTLPIEAARWLKTRFEASF from the coding sequence ATGAAGTTTCTTCTAGACACCAATATTATTATTCCCGCAGAACCTACTAGTCCAAATAATATTGAATCCAGTACAGCCTCTGTTACTGAACTCCTTCGAGTATTGGCAGAGGGGAATCATCAGTTTTATATCCATGATGAATCAATTAAAGAAATTTGTGGGGATCGCGATAAATTACGACGGGAGATGCGTCAGATACTTCTTCGTAAGTATCTAACTCTTCCAAATGCTCCAAAAACAACTAAAAAAATCGACTCCACTCTAAGAAATGAGGCTCTTAATAGGCATGATCAGGTTGATCTCATGTTATTGGCAGCAGTTGATGCAGATGCTGTTGATTACTTAGTTACCGATGATCGTGGTCTTCACAAAAAAGCATCTCGTTTAGGTTTAGAAACCAGAGTAGCCACTCCTATTGAAGCAATTTCAATTGTAAGAGCGCTTTTTCCGGTAGTACCAATACCACCTCCAGCAGTAAAAAGTATTTATGCTCACGAGCTGAATCAAGAAGATCCTATTTTTGATTCTTTAAGAGAAGACTATCCAAAATTTGATACATGGTTGACAAAGTGTAAGCGAGAGCATCGCCAAGCTTGGATTATTGATTCTTTAGCTGAAGAAATCAATGGTTTGTGCATTGTAAAGCCAGAAGATTATCCAGAGTACGATGTACCTACGCCCACTCTCAAGATATGCACCCTTAAAGTTTCTGAAAAGAGTCGAGGCTATCGTTATGGTGAATTACTGCTAAAAACAGTATTTGATTACACCTCAAAAAATGATTATTCATCTATTTATATAACGACTTTTCCAAAACAAGTTGAACTTATCAATCTTCTAGAAAATTTTGGATTTCAACCTCTAAGCTTACTTTCAAATGTCGATGAATTCGTTTTCTCTAAAGCACTCAAATTTTCGCCAAGTGATTACGAGCTATGTAGTCCACTGGAATTTAATATCAGATTCGGACCGCATCAAGCTAAGTTTGATGGGGTACAAGCATTTATGGTGCCAATTGTACCCAAATATCATAAAATTCTTTTTCCTGAATCAGAAACTCAATTAGAATTACTGTCAGGACGGCATCCATCTGGAAATGGTATTAGCAAGGCATATCTTTGCCATGCTAATATTAGACGTATTAATTCTGGAGATTTATTGTTCTTTTATCGTTCTCGTAAAACGGGAGGAATCACTGCATATGGTGTCGTTGAAAGCATAGCTATCTCCAATGATCCTTCTCGCATTGCTCATTTTGTTGGCAAAAGAACTGTTTATACCTTCCCTGAAATAGAAGGGATGTGCTTTAAAGAAGTACTGGCAATTTCGTTTCGTTTAGCCTGCTCACTGACTCAGCCTATTCCTATACAAGACTTAATTCATAAGGGATGGTTGAGAGCATCTCCACAATCTATCGTCACTCTACCTATAGAGGCAGCAAGATGGCTGAAGACTCGGTTCGAGGCATCGTTTTAA
- a CDS encoding pentapeptide repeat-containing protein, producing MKSREVLNRYANGERDFRRADLREQNFKGQDLSNADFSKARYSGRKLHECYFEKS from the coding sequence ATGAAATCCCGCGAAGTCCTCAACCGCTACGCCAACGGAGAACGCGACTTCCGCCGCGCCGACCTGCGCGAGCAAAACTTCAAAGGACAGGATCTCTCCAACGCAGACTTCAGCAAGGCAAGATATTCGGGGCGCAAACTTCACGAATGCTATTTTGAGAAAAGCTAA
- a CDS encoding DUF5615 family PIN-like protein — MSQIRLYLDEDAQRGSLVVALRNSSIDVITVSEAGRLGYPDDQQLLWASEQGRSLYSFNVKDFSRLHNHLLAEENTHPGIIVVPRQRYSVGDQLRGLLTLMATKSAEDMVTQLVYLSNYIGN, encoded by the coding sequence ATGAGTCAAATCCGCTTATATCTCGATGAGGATGCTCAAAGAGGTAGTTTAGTTGTTGCCCTCCGCAATTCAAGCATTGATGTGATTACTGTTTCTGAGGCAGGACGGCTCGGTTATCCAGATGATCAGCAACTCCTGTGGGCAAGTGAGCAGGGAAGATCCCTGTATAGCTTTAACGTTAAAGATTTTAGCCGTTTGCACAATCATTTACTGGCTGAAGAAAACACTCATCCAGGCATCATTGTGGTGCCGCGTCAGCGCTATTCAGTCGGTGATCAATTGCGTGGACTATTGACACTGATGGCAACCAAGTCAGCAGAAGACATGGTTACTCAACTAGTGTATTTGAGCAACTACATCGGAAATTAA
- a CDS encoding DUF433 domain-containing protein produces the protein MQTITDIGTLIVRTPGTCGGRPRIATTRFSVEQIAVLHKQGLTAAEIVKEFDFLNLAQVYAALAYYHANTEEIETYLAEEEAEYDRLVVEQAIN, from the coding sequence ATGCAAACGATTACCGATATTGGCACACTGATTGTTCGCACACCAGGCACCTGCGGCGGTCGTCCTCGAATTGCGACGACAAGGTTTTCTGTTGAACAAATAGCAGTGTTACACAAACAAGGACTGACCGCAGCAGAAATTGTCAAGGAGTTTGATTTCCTTAATTTGGCGCAAGTTTATGCGGCATTGGCTTACTATCACGCCAATACAGAAGAAATTGAAACCTATCTGGCAGAGGAAGAAGCAGAGTACGATCGTCTAGTTGTAGAACAGGCAATCAACTAA
- a CDS encoding carbonic anhydrase codes for MSLTGLIQGLNAFHSNYFNDHRELFEQLSMGQSPDVLFITCSDSRIDPCLITQAQPGKLFVMRNVGNIIPSYGAASGAEAAGIEYAIQGLGIRDIIVCGHSHCGAMKGLLQVGTLSEQMPLVYDWLKRHGEATRRLVLDNYIGLEADKLLKIAIEQNVLTQIENLETYPAIRSKLHSGHLNLHAWIYEIESRYGVCLRCRSTPIYANGKSFFSSSRPINYNGASLQIIDPTRLLVRAPRSPASGTKLSRFTKINQEAEDLTSPQILALASFSKRIDRVLNLARLLQLLPENPPHCLPLFWGISRRIEYPIRM; via the coding sequence ATGTCGCTAACTGGACTGATACAAGGGCTTAATGCCTTTCACAGCAACTACTTCAACGACCACCGCGAACTCTTTGAGCAGTTGTCGATGGGGCAATCTCCCGATGTTCTGTTCATTACCTGTTCCGATTCGCGCATTGATCCCTGCCTGATTACCCAGGCACAGCCCGGTAAACTCTTTGTTATGCGGAATGTGGGCAACATTATTCCTTCCTACGGTGCGGCAAGTGGTGCCGAAGCAGCCGGAATTGAGTATGCCATTCAAGGGTTGGGGATTCGAGACATTATTGTTTGTGGGCATTCCCACTGCGGAGCGATGAAAGGGTTATTGCAGGTGGGCACCTTATCAGAACAAATGCCCCTGGTCTATGACTGGTTAAAGCGTCATGGTGAAGCAACCCGCCGCCTGGTTTTAGATAACTACATCGGACTTGAAGCGGATAAATTGCTAAAAATTGCGATCGAGCAAAACGTGTTGACTCAAATCGAGAATCTGGAAACCTACCCTGCAATCCGCTCTAAACTGCACAGTGGGCACCTCAATCTGCATGCCTGGATTTATGAAATTGAGTCCCGGTATGGTGTTTGCCTACGATGCCGCTCAACGCCAATTTACGCTAATGGAAAATCGTTCTTTTCCAGTTCCAGACCCATTAATTACAACGGTGCCAGCCTACAAATAATCGATCCCACCCGACTCCTTGTTCGCGCCCCAAGATCCCCGGCTTCTGGAACAAAACTCTCGCGATTCACCAAAATTAACCAAGAAGCCGAGGATCTGACAAGTCCTCAAATTCTCGCCTTAGCTAGCTTCTCCAAACGGATCGATCGAGTCCTTAATCTCGCCCGACTCCTTCAACTTCTGCCAGAGAATCCGCCCCATTGCCTCCCGCTCTTCTGGGGTATTAGCAGGCGGATAGAATACCCGATTAGGATGTGA
- a CDS encoding FAD-dependent oxidoreductase, whose translation MLKRVPSVGGLASVWFINSLLGVIGSLNLAPVAIAQSPQLNTTPLPRNPDQTIECEILVAGGGLAGTATAYEALLAGRTVCLTEITDWIGGQLTSQGTSALDETKKQRQLLFYARGYLEFRRRIEQKYGTLNPGQCWVSVSCFIPKDAQQILTDMLQEAARKGKGTLKWFPFTVIKNLELSANGKLIERAIAIQHRPAPGTPALNGEPLSQTIEDAYRYENSPRLVKKIIQFVPLQRQKAEGKGQRAEGGKGKEDEGDRGDREDRGETPFPTPYSPLPTPWIVIDATETGELIALADVPYRVGLDPRNYRNPSSPTPNGYPYCLQGYTYTFAMERTAEPQPQQMPSTYAEYEPYYGYDVDPQKANFEYVFTYRRIWNPKTDQREKAGPLTLAASSPGSISMQNWVWGNDYRPGTERDNLVYDRFQLLQTGQLRPGGWMGGLRTESLRKAEAAGLGFYYWLVAGTTDSQLHPSLKQPEPNHRLLTGINSPMGTEHGLSKYPYIREGRRLLGRPAYGYPHGFTIAEADFSGEDFRAEYYRKLPESTYRDLWVSLAGLETAKVIREDIPPDQIQRRTRSRIYPDAVGISQYPIDFHPCMLESPPEKPGNIEFPGVRQAHGLSYPAQIPLRAMIPQQVDNLLVAGKSIATSYSAAAAYRVHPFEWSAGAAAGTTASFVLSKGLLPYQLVDDLPRPEPELEALQRLLDANGNPIAFPHTSIFNLDWDEWVSW comes from the coding sequence ATGCTAAAAAGGGTCCCGTCTGTAGGGGGTTTGGCTTCGGTCTGGTTTATTAACAGTTTGTTAGGGGTAATTGGTTCGCTCAACCTGGCTCCTGTTGCGATCGCCCAATCCCCACAACTGAACACAACACCCCTACCGCGCAATCCTGACCAAACCATTGAGTGTGAAATTTTGGTAGCGGGAGGTGGCCTGGCAGGAACAGCGACAGCCTACGAAGCTTTGTTAGCTGGTCGAACCGTTTGTCTGACCGAAATTACCGACTGGATTGGAGGGCAACTCACTTCCCAGGGAACGTCTGCTTTAGATGAGACCAAAAAGCAACGACAACTTCTGTTTTATGCCCGTGGTTATCTTGAATTTCGCCGTCGAATTGAGCAGAAGTACGGCACCCTGAACCCTGGTCAGTGCTGGGTAAGTGTTTCCTGCTTCATTCCTAAAGATGCCCAGCAAATATTAACGGACATGTTGCAGGAAGCCGCCAGGAAAGGCAAAGGAACACTCAAGTGGTTTCCGTTTACGGTCATCAAAAATCTGGAATTAAGTGCAAACGGCAAACTCATTGAGCGTGCGATCGCCATTCAGCATCGTCCCGCACCGGGCACACCCGCACTGAATGGCGAACCGCTCTCTCAAACGATAGAGGATGCCTACCGCTACGAAAATTCACCCCGTTTGGTGAAAAAGATTATTCAGTTTGTTCCGTTGCAAAGGCAGAAGGCAGAGGGCAAAGGGCAGAGGGCAGAAGGTGGGAAAGGCAAGGAAGATGAGGGAGATAGAGGAGACAGGGAAGATAGAGGAGAAACTCCATTCCCTACTCCCTACTCCCCACTCCCCACTCCCTGGATCGTGATCGACGCCACCGAAACCGGAGAACTGATCGCCCTTGCCGATGTGCCCTACCGGGTAGGATTAGACCCTCGTAACTATCGCAATCCCTCTTCGCCGACTCCCAATGGTTATCCCTATTGTCTCCAGGGCTACACCTATACTTTTGCGATGGAGCGAACAGCAGAACCACAGCCCCAGCAGATGCCATCGACTTACGCTGAGTACGAACCCTACTACGGCTATGACGTCGATCCACAAAAGGCAAATTTTGAATATGTCTTTACCTACCGCCGCATCTGGAATCCTAAAACAGATCAACGGGAGAAGGCCGGCCCTTTGACCCTGGCGGCTTCGAGTCCAGGGTCAATTTCAATGCAAAATTGGGTTTGGGGTAACGATTACCGCCCAGGAACTGAGCGCGATAACCTGGTATACGATCGCTTCCAACTTTTGCAAACCGGACAACTCAGACCTGGGGGCTGGATGGGGGGCTTGCGAACAGAATCGCTCCGTAAGGCCGAAGCAGCGGGTTTGGGTTTTTATTACTGGCTGGTTGCTGGAACAACCGACTCCCAACTCCATCCCAGTTTGAAGCAACCGGAACCAAATCATCGGTTGCTAACCGGAATCAATTCTCCGATGGGAACGGAGCATGGATTGTCTAAATATCCTTACATTCGGGAAGGGCGACGGCTACTGGGTCGTCCTGCCTATGGCTACCCGCACGGATTTACGATTGCAGAGGCAGACTTTTCTGGGGAAGATTTTCGCGCAGAATACTACCGCAAGCTGCCGGAGTCTACCTACCGCGACCTCTGGGTTTCATTGGCTGGGTTAGAGACTGCCAAAGTGATTCGGGAAGACATCCCACCTGATCAGATCCAGCGGCGAACCCGATCGCGGATTTACCCGGATGCGGTGGGAATTAGCCAGTACCCGATCGACTTCCACCCCTGCATGTTGGAATCCCCCCCCGAAAAGCCAGGAAATATTGAATTCCCTGGAGTGCGGCAGGCACACGGATTGTCCTATCCAGCCCAAATCCCTTTAAGAGCGATGATTCCCCAACAGGTTGACAATTTGTTGGTAGCTGGCAAGAGTATTGCCACCAGTTACAGCGCTGCCGCTGCTTACCGGGTTCATCCCTTTGAGTGGTCGGCCGGAGCGGCTGCGGGAACAACTGCCTCGTTTGTGCTTTCTAAGGGATTGCTGCCCTATCAATTGGTGGATGATTTGCCTCGTCCAGAGCCTGAACTGGAAGCATTGCAGCGTTTGCTAGACGCAAACGGTAACCCAATAGCCTTCCCCCACACCTCCATCTTTAACTTGGATTGGGACGAGTGGGTTAGCTGGTAA
- a CDS encoding SAM-dependent methyltransferase: MLPLWKAKWNAIDLRVLLALILLVTGSPIKGVSLPEDGPSVPVPNPTRSPLPNQSGGSSPATPDAASTEILKLAEVSNRDVVYHVGAGEGQLVVTAVKQFGAKRGVGVENSPDLVALGKANAQKAGVGDRVQFLQQDPYQVNFQEASVVILQLKPDSDRKLRTKLLKELKPGTRIISNVLLLGDWMPDKVVPVSNDAAQRLYYWVVPANIAGDWEGTLEYTSGRRQAYTIRFAQQFQRIKGDVIVNKQKYYISKIALRGDRLNFSRTETVQGQPGIAEFKGRVEGNVLKGTIQVQWGPLSRSFPILAKRSG, from the coding sequence GTGCTGCCGTTGTGGAAAGCAAAATGGAATGCGATCGATCTTAGAGTTTTGTTGGCACTTATCCTATTGGTGACGGGTTCTCCCATCAAGGGGGTTAGCCTCCCAGAAGATGGGCCATCGGTGCCAGTTCCCAATCCAACTCGCAGTCCGCTTCCCAATCAATCTGGTGGTTCTTCACCTGCGACGCCCGATGCCGCATCTACAGAAATACTAAAGCTGGCGGAAGTCAGTAACCGGGACGTGGTTTACCACGTTGGTGCAGGAGAGGGGCAACTGGTCGTTACGGCCGTAAAACAATTTGGGGCAAAGCGGGGGGTTGGCGTAGAAAACAGCCCTGATTTGGTGGCTTTGGGAAAGGCGAATGCTCAGAAGGCGGGGGTCGGAGATCGGGTTCAATTTCTCCAGCAAGATCCCTACCAGGTTAACTTTCAGGAAGCCAGTGTGGTCATCCTTCAGCTAAAACCAGACTCGGACCGAAAACTTCGAACAAAGTTATTAAAAGAGCTAAAGCCTGGTACCCGAATTATCTCTAACGTTTTGCTTCTGGGCGATTGGATGCCTGATAAAGTCGTGCCTGTTTCTAATGATGCCGCTCAACGGCTCTATTACTGGGTCGTTCCGGCAAATATCGCAGGCGACTGGGAGGGCACTCTAGAATACACTTCCGGACGCAGACAAGCCTACACCATCCGGTTTGCCCAACAGTTTCAAAGAATTAAGGGTGATGTAATTGTCAACAAACAGAAGTACTATATTTCCAAAATTGCGCTTCGGGGCGATCGCCTCAACTTCAGCCGCACTGAAACGGTTCAGGGGCAACCAGGGATTGCCGAATTTAAGGGTCGGGTTGAAGGAAATGTCCTGAAGGGCACCATTCAAGTGCAGTGGGGACCACTATCAAGAAGCTTCCCAATTCTTGCTAAGCGCAGTGGTTAG
- a CDS encoding response regulator transcription factor, giving the protein MALTILVADDDLGTRLSISDYLETAGYFVVSAENGQEALKLVENYQPHLIVTDITMPQMDGWELVRQIRQRPALRLLPVVFLTARTETQERVRGYQLGCDLFLAKPFELQELGAVVRNLLERQQMIESERRFSRKDPIAAEKNSGTLSSPISSEYASEKAFSHHYSTLSTGVIDFHLTRREQEVLKVVSDGLSNVQIGEYLHLSPRTVEKYVSSLLKKTDTNNRAELVRFAMEHRLVE; this is encoded by the coding sequence ATGGCTCTGACAATTCTTGTTGCTGACGATGATTTAGGAACGCGTCTGTCTATTAGTGACTATCTTGAAACAGCTGGATACTTTGTTGTTTCGGCTGAGAATGGTCAAGAGGCACTTAAATTAGTTGAGAATTATCAACCTCATCTAATTGTCACAGATATCACCATGCCCCAAATGGATGGATGGGAACTGGTGCGCCAAATTCGGCAACGTCCCGCATTGCGATTATTGCCCGTTGTTTTTCTGACCGCCAGAACTGAAACTCAGGAGCGTGTTCGGGGTTATCAGTTAGGTTGTGATCTTTTTCTGGCAAAGCCTTTTGAATTACAGGAATTGGGGGCTGTGGTGCGGAATTTGTTAGAGCGGCAGCAAATGATTGAATCGGAGCGCCGCTTTTCCAGAAAAGACCCGATCGCGGCTGAAAAAAATTCGGGAACCCTATCCTCGCCCATTTCTTCAGAGTATGCTTCCGAAAAAGCCTTTTCTCATCATTATTCGACCCTTTCTACGGGAGTGATAGATTTCCATCTCACCCGTCGGGAGCAGGAGGTCTTAAAGGTAGTATCCGATGGGCTGTCGAACGTTCAAATTGGGGAGTATTTGCATCTCAGCCCACGAACAGTCGAAAAATACGTCAGTAGCTTGCTTAAAAAGACCGACACCAACAATCGAGCGGAGTTGGTCCGCTTCGCAATGGAACATCGGCTGGTGGAGTGA
- a CDS encoding low molecular weight protein-tyrosine-phosphatase yields MPYKLLFVCLGNICRSPSAENIMNHLIEQENLSDRIICDSAGTAGYHVGNPPDRRMAAAAKQRGITLQGSARQFTPTDFEKFDLILAMDRDNFADICSLDPAGKYRSKVHLMCNFCTRHTLKEVPDPYYGGPEGFNQVIDLLMDACEGLLDYVKKELAISNRL; encoded by the coding sequence ATGCCCTACAAGCTTCTATTTGTTTGCCTTGGTAATATCTGTCGTTCTCCTTCTGCGGAGAATATCATGAACCATTTAATCGAGCAGGAAAACCTGAGCGATCGAATTATCTGTGACTCTGCTGGAACTGCCGGATACCACGTTGGGAATCCGCCCGATCGCCGCATGGCTGCTGCTGCCAAACAACGCGGGATCACCCTCCAGGGCAGTGCCCGCCAGTTTACCCCCACAGACTTTGAGAAGTTTGATCTGATTCTGGCAATGGATCGGGACAACTTCGCGGATATCTGCTCCCTAGACCCAGCCGGGAAATATCGTAGCAAAGTACATCTGATGTGCAACTTTTGCACCCGCCATACCCTGAAAGAAGTTCCAGACCCTTACTACGGTGGTCCAGAAGGATTTAACCAGGTCATCGACCTGCTAATGGATGCCTGTGAAGGATTGCTAGATTACGTCAAAAAAGAACTGGCAATCAGTAACCGGCTTTAA
- a CDS encoding ATP-binding protein, which produces MSKRSSRQSSPSRSRKSGTPKQPQKQPGQPLLHPMFEKAQDAIALIDDSGCLIDVNAAAANLLGLSREALIGRALSSFIDAGFEMPSLPVKDQPGQQSIGKLHLASLHQVPQTVEYSLTPEVMPHCHLLILRHVADRTAATEDELWRQRQRVELFSEVTLKIRQSLQLKEILHTTVIEVQRILQADRVLIYQVLPDGTGRTISEAVLPDFPPLLDIEFPEEVFPTEYQHLYARGRVRQIADVHNSASGLAECLVEFVEQFNIKAKLIVPILQNLPAHIQGASPAQNQLWGLLIAHQCRSPRHWVDFELELMQQLADQISIALAQAQFLGRLEEMVEARTVELRNVNRSLKQEINDRRQAEAALRQSEEQLRLVTNALPVLIAYVDEHQRYRFNNKAYADWLGQSPDEIYGHHLQQVWGDSYPRMQTYIESALSGRAVTYENDIVLHNGSLRSVDITYIPHFDEQKIVKGFFALTSDISDRKAIERMKDEFISIVSHELRTPLTSLHSALKILATGQLGNLSADGQQMLEIADDSAERLVRLVNNVLDLQRIESGSVIMSRHAYNAADLMIQATEAMQPMAQQHSIVLTTETVDITIWADADYILQALTNLLSNAIKFSSSGGKVWLTVQSGEEEALFQVRDQGQGIPADKLESIFERFHQVDSSDSRKKGGTGLGLAICRKIIEQHDGRIWAESTPGQGSTFSFTLPVLNE; this is translated from the coding sequence GTGTCTAAGCGTTCTTCTCGTCAGTCCTCTCCGTCTCGCAGTCGCAAATCTGGCACTCCCAAACAACCGCAAAAACAACCTGGGCAGCCCCTGCTTCACCCCATGTTTGAGAAGGCGCAGGATGCGATCGCCCTGATCGATGATTCAGGTTGTCTTATTGATGTGAATGCGGCTGCGGCAAATTTGTTGGGTCTATCCCGCGAGGCGCTCATCGGACGGGCGTTATCGAGTTTTATCGATGCCGGGTTTGAGATGCCATCTCTGCCCGTGAAGGATCAACCTGGACAGCAATCGATCGGGAAACTCCATCTGGCAAGTCTTCATCAGGTTCCGCAAACCGTGGAATATTCCTTGACGCCTGAGGTTATGCCCCATTGCCATCTGTTGATTCTGCGGCATGTGGCCGATCGGACAGCGGCAACGGAAGATGAATTATGGCGGCAACGGCAGCGGGTTGAGTTGTTTTCGGAAGTAACGCTCAAAATCCGCCAGTCGCTTCAGCTCAAAGAAATTTTGCACACGACGGTGATCGAGGTGCAGCGAATCTTGCAAGCCGATCGGGTGCTGATTTATCAGGTGCTTCCCGATGGCACCGGCAGGACGATTAGTGAGGCAGTTTTGCCTGACTTTCCCCCCCTGCTGGACATCGAATTTCCCGAAGAAGTGTTTCCAACGGAGTATCAGCACCTCTACGCCCGGGGGCGTGTGAGGCAGATTGCCGATGTCCACAATTCAGCCAGTGGGTTGGCGGAATGTCTGGTCGAGTTTGTCGAGCAATTTAATATCAAAGCCAAGCTGATTGTGCCGATTCTGCAAAACCTGCCAGCCCACATTCAGGGGGCATCCCCTGCCCAGAATCAGCTTTGGGGACTGTTGATTGCCCATCAGTGTAGAAGCCCCCGTCACTGGGTTGATTTTGAACTGGAATTGATGCAGCAACTTGCGGATCAAATTAGCATTGCTCTGGCGCAGGCCCAGTTTTTGGGACGCCTGGAAGAAATGGTGGAAGCCCGTACTGTAGAGCTAAGGAATGTCAACCGCAGTTTGAAGCAGGAAATTAACGATCGCAGACAGGCTGAAGCAGCCCTCCGCCAAAGTGAAGAGCAATTGCGTTTGGTTACAAATGCCCTGCCCGTGCTGATTGCCTACGTGGATGAACACCAGCGGTACCGCTTCAACAACAAAGCTTACGCAGACTGGTTGGGGCAGTCTCCCGATGAAATCTATGGGCACCATCTGCAACAGGTTTGGGGAGACTCTTATCCACGGATGCAAACCTACATTGAATCGGCATTGTCAGGGCGTGCGGTGACTTACGAAAACGACATTGTGTTGCACAATGGCAGCCTGAGATCGGTCGATATTACCTATATTCCCCATTTTGATGAACAGAAAATTGTGAAAGGATTTTTCGCCCTAACCAGCGATATCAGCGATCGAAAAGCGATCGAACGAATGAAAGATGAGTTCATCTCTATTGTTAGCCATGAATTGAGAACTCCCCTTACTTCCCTCCACAGCGCGCTGAAAATTCTTGCCACCGGACAATTAGGGAACCTCTCCGCGGATGGCCAGCAAATGCTCGAAATTGCCGACGACAGCGCCGAACGGTTGGTTCGCCTGGTCAATAACGTGCTGGATCTCCAGCGGATCGAATCTGGCAGTGTGATTATGTCTCGGCATGCCTATAATGCCGCCGACCTGATGATTCAGGCAACGGAAGCCATGCAGCCAATGGCACAGCAACACTCAATTGTTCTGACCACTGAAACTGTAGACATTACCATTTGGGCAGACGCCGACTATATTCTACAGGCACTAACAAATCTACTGAGTAATGCCATTAAATTTTCATCCTCAGGGGGTAAGGTTTGGCTGACTGTTCAATCTGGAGAAGAGGAAGCCTTGTTTCAGGTACGGGATCAGGGGCAGGGGATTCCGGCAGACAAACTGGAAAGCATCTTTGAACGATTTCATCAGGTTGATTCATCCGACTCTCGCAAGAAAGGGGGAACAGGCTTAGGGCTTGCCATTTGCCGTAAAATCATCGAACAACATGACGGCAGAATTTGGGCTGAAAGTACCCCCGGTCAGGGGAGTACGTTCTCTTTTACATTGCCAGTTTTGAACGAGTGA
- a CDS encoding response regulator, whose protein sequence is MTSRRILIIDDEETIQTVVQFGIKMAAGWEVLTASSGEKGIQTALAEKPDAILLDVMMPEMDGIATFKKLQTHPETEHIPVILLTAKAQAAEKRQFNDLGVSGVITKPFNSLDLPEQIAKILHWQG, encoded by the coding sequence ATGACATCCAGGCGCATCTTAATCATTGATGATGAAGAAACGATTCAAACCGTTGTGCAGTTTGGTATCAAAATGGCTGCGGGTTGGGAAGTGCTTACCGCTAGTTCAGGCGAGAAGGGGATTCAAACTGCTCTGGCAGAAAAACCGGATGCAATTCTACTGGATGTGATGATGCCAGAGATGGATGGAATTGCTACGTTTAAGAAGCTCCAGACCCATCCCGAAACGGAACATATTCCTGTGATCCTTTTAACTGCAAAAGCCCAAGCAGCAGAAAAACGCCAATTTAATGATCTTGGTGTCAGTGGTGTAATCACCAAACCCTTTAACTCTCTTGATTTACCGGAGCAGATTGCCAAAATTCTGCATTGGCAGGGGTAG